The region ttaaaaatatatattttttaaaataaaaaaaatacttcttttctttTGTCAAAGATAAGTAATGTAGCCGATTTTGTCTTAGTTCGATTGATATGAGCATTGTTACCAATGCAGGAGGATGTGAATTTAAGTGCGCTGAAacatattatcctcttatttatgggttggagagaAATTATGAATAGTTCTaaacattgtgtcaaaaagacatgatataatcaaaacattttaCCAAACGTAGCATTAAATCATATAAGTTCATTTGAAcggtaataattaatttattcgtgtcatttaattctattttttttggtgaattataataACAATGTAAAGTCCGAACAACAAATGCAACTAACATGATTCAAACTCCAACCACATTTGAAACGGTTAATACCTTTAATTATCCTACTATCATATATGATTCTACTTTAATTCTATTATATGACCATTGAAACAGACGATTTAATGATTATGATTACTAAAAATCCatttatatttgtatttgtaCTTGTATTACATTCCCCACCGTTTaaacaaatattaattcaaaaaatatttttcaaaaaaatcgcACGAAAAGATAGGACCATTGTTGGCTTGTGGACGGCGTCTTCGTTTATGTTTCCTCGCGGCCATCGCGTCTCTCTGGCACTTTTTCTTGTCTATATAAACCCAAGGAGAGTCGCTCTTAGAACCCATCTTCATAGCATTTTctagagagaaagagagagttTCTTCTTCGCTGCTGCGGAAGGTTTATTTTCTTTCCCAAAGAATAAAAGCTTTTTCTGCAGTAGCGTTCAAGTTTTTACCAAtccaaaatttcaatttaaagaaaaaggagaaaacaGAAATGGCTCGCTCTTTCTCAAACGCTAAGCTTTTCTCTACTTTCGTTGTCGATGGAATCTCTAACGTTATCTCCAGGTACCCATtagttctatttttcttttcatctccATTGCtctgttcttttttctttcttcaagtcTAATGATGTATTGTTTTATTGTTTAGACGAGGATATGCGGCGGCGTCACAAGGAATTGTGTCGAGTGGAATAAGAGGAGGAGCAGGAAGGAGCGCTGCTGCGGTAGTCAAGAAAACAGGGGAAGAGATGTCTGGCGGAGCTAAAGAGAAGGTTTCATGGGTTCCCGACCCGGTTACCGGATGCTACAGACCCGAGAACTGTGCCAACGAGATCGACGTGGCGGAGCTCAGAGCCACCCTCTTGAAGAAgtagtaaataaacaaaaaaaaaaatactagtcTCCATATATTTAGCTCAACAAAGCTAACCTGCTTGCTTGCTCCTCCGTCCTTTGTGTAATACTTGATTCTTGATTTCTCATATGCGAATCAA is a window of Gossypium hirsutum isolate 1008001.06 chromosome D08, Gossypium_hirsutum_v2.1, whole genome shotgun sequence DNA encoding:
- the LOC107913757 gene encoding protein SENESCENCE-ASSOCIATED GENE 21, mitochondrial, which produces MARSFSNAKLFSTFVVDGISNVISRRGYAAASQGIVSSGIRGGAGRSAAAVVKKTGEEMSGGAKEKVSWVPDPVTGCYRPENCANEIDVAELRATLLKK